The DNA segment TTTCGCCCTTGAAAAAACCCTGCAAAAACATCCCCGGTATCTTTCCCGGCCTTGAGTCCGGCACGGACTGAATCGCCCCCTCCAAAAGAAGAGAAATCGTTTGTCGGTAGAGAGTCACTGGAGGCAAAAGAGTCGTAGCTAAAAGCCTGTCTCGAAACCCCACTATTGACCGGGGAAAAGCTGATGCTCGGCGCCCCGGACGCCTGAGTGCCAGGCATAGGGCTGGAACCTGCCCACCCCCTTGCCGCCCCTGCGGGGGGATCCTGCACACGCCGCGATTCAATAACCGGATCGAACGCAAAACGTGCACCTCCCGGACGATGCTCTGTCGAAATGTTTCCCATACCCTCCTCCTTCCGGTGAACGTGGCGATAAAGACTTCGCGCCCTCGTCAACACGGCTTACGTTTTGAACGAACGGAACTTGCCCACCCATCCGTGGCGAGCTGAGAAACATAAGTTCCAGAAGGGGGAACATCCCGCGCGCAAAAAAGGGAGACCCTTGCGGGTCTCCCTTGTTTGCACGGCTTGCCGCGTCCTGAAGAACGGGCTCAAACCATCACTTGGCCTGGTAGATAATACCGGGGCTGCACTGCACCATCTGGTAATGATCCGGCAAGCCATTGAGCGCCTCGGAAGCACCGAGAAACAGATAGCCTCCACGCTTGAGCGTGCCATGGATGCGCAACAGGATGTCCTTCTTCACTTCAGCCGAGAAGTAGATCAAGACGTTGCGGCAAAACACGATGTCGAACTTGCCCAGGCTGGCGTAGCTGTCCAGCAGGTTGAACGAGCGGAACTCCACCCGGCTCTTGATCGGCGCCTTGACCGCCCAGCGCCCGGCCCCCTTGGGGTCGAAATAACGCTGCAGGCGCTCCGGCGACAGACCGCGGCCCAGGGCCAGGCTGTCGTATTCGCCCGTCTTGCAGTTGGTCAGCATGGTGCCGGACAAGTCAGTGGCGACAATTTGCACCCCTGCCTTCAACTGGCCCATGTTGGTCCGCTCGAACTCGTCGATGGACATCGACAGCGAATACGGTTCCTGCCCCGACGAACACGCCGCCGACCAGATGCGCAGGCGCTGGCCAGGGCTGGCCTTGATCGCCTCGGGCAATACCTTGTTCTTGAGCACCTCGAAGGGATAAGTATCGCGAAACCATAAGGTTTCGTTAGTGGTCATGGCATCGACCACCATCTCCTTGAGCCCGCTGCGCGGTTGGCCCTGGATGCGCTGCACCAGCTCGCCCAGGGACTTGATGCCCTGCTGCTCCATCAATTTGTTGAGACGGCTTGATACCAGGTATTGCTTGTTTTCACCAAGCAATATGCCACAGGCTTTTTCCAGGAATACCCGGAACTGTTCGAAATCCAAATTACCCGTAGACAATGAAACCGCCTCTTAACTCGTGTGACCGCCAGGGAGAAAGCCCCTAGCCGTGATCTGCAGATTTGATCCGGTCGACTACCCGGGATGCCAGGTCATCAGGACGGAATTTGGCCAGGAAGTCATCGGCACCGACCTTCTTGACCATCGCCTGATTGAATACACCGGACAATGAAGTATGCAGGATGATATGCAATTTTTGCATGCGTGGGTCGTTGCGTATCTCGGCCGTGAGGGTGTAGCCGTCCATTTCCGGCATCTCGATGTCGGAAATCATCATCAGGAATTCTTCTTCCGGCTTCTTGCCTTCGTCCACCAGCTTACGCAGATAATCCAGCGCCTGGCGGCCATCATTGAGCGCCACCACTTCGACACCCACGGTCTGCAGGCAACGGGACACCTGCTTGCGCGCCACCGAGGAGTCATCCACCGTCAACACCCGCAGGGACACGGCCTTTTGCTGGGTCTGCTCATCCACGACCCCCACCGAAATCTGCTCCGACGTGGGTGCCACTTCCGCGAGGATCTTCTCGACGTCGATGATTTCCACCAACTGGTTATCGACCCGCGTCACTGCCGTGAGGTAGTGATCGCGCCCGGTGCCCTTGGGTGGTGGATGGATCTCTTCCCAGTTCATGTTGACGATGCGCTCCACCGAGCGCACCAGGAAACCCTGGGTCTTGGTGTTGTACTCGGTGATGATCACAAACGGGCTCTCACGATCCTGCAAGCCGGAAGAGCCGGTGGCCATCGCCAGGTCAAGAATAGGAATCGTCGCACCCCGGATGTTGGCCACGCCACACACCACCGGGTTGGACTTGGGCATTATGGTGAGCTTGGGACATTGCAGCACCTCCCGCACTTTAAAGACGTTAATGCCATAGAGCTGCTTGCCATCGAGACGAAACAGCAACAACTCCAGGCGATTCTGCCCTACCAGCTGTGTGCGCTGGTTCACTGAATCCATTACACCCGCCATGCCCAGACTCCTACGCTACAAAACTTACGGGTACGACGCGTACCCAACACAAAACGGCACGCGCTTTGCTATTTATTGGCCATGGACATCAAAACGACAGTTTCCCGACGCCTTCGCTCGCCACAGTACCGCAGATTGCTCTGCGCCTGGACGGCGTTGTTTGCCTTGGGTACCGGCCTTGCAGCCCGTGCCGACAACGTCACCTTGCCTGATCTACTTATCGGCGTCACTCAAGGCTTTCTTGAGTTCACTGTAGAAGATTATCTGGCAACCACACAGACACCGGGCCGTTATGAAATCCAGGTCAACCAGTTGGACCCGCGTTTGCGCATGCCCATGTGTGACAAGGAATTGACAGGCTCCCTGGAAAGCCCCGCCCAGCCCATTGGCCGCGTGACCGTGCGCGTGCGCTGCGACGGCAGTTCGCCCTGGACCGTGTTCGTGCCGGCCCAGGTCCGCCTGTATCGTGACGTGGTGACCGTCACCCGCCCGCTCAAGCGCACCGGCATCATCGGTTTTGAAGACGTGGCCCTGCGCGAACGGGACATCAGCCAGATCAGACAGGGTTACCTCACCTCCGTGGACCAGGCCGTCGGGCAAAAACTGACCCGACCAATGGTCACCGACCAGGTCATCACCCTGGTTCACCTGGAACAGGCAGAAGTGGTGCGCAAGGGCGACCATGTGGTGATATCCGCCAGCAGCGGGGGGCTGAACGTGAAAATGCCGGGGGAAGCCCTGGCCAGTGGCGGGATGAGCGAGCAGATTCGCGTGAAGAACCTCAACTCCAAACGTGTGATCAAGGCTCGGGTAACAGCCCCTGGCCAAGTGGAGGTGGCGCTATAGATCACTGGCGTGGGACGCTGGCTTTTCCTACACTGTGCGCATGATCTGGCGGTGCACAGGTTTATTGTCGATCGCGCCTAAAGTTTGTCCGGGTATGGCCGAAAACATGGCAAGCGTCCAATTACCCAGAGGTTTTTTTAACATGGTCATTGATTTCAGCCGATTGAACAGCGCCCAGGCAACGCCCGGCGGCACGCGTACCAACGCGGCCAAGGACAGCGTTGAAGCCAAGGCCCCGGCACTGCCTGCCAAGGCAGAACAGACCGCTTCGACCCAAAGTGGCGAATCGGTGCATTTGAGCAACGAGGCTCAACAGTTGCAGAAGATCACAGACTCGCTGCGCGATCAGCCGGTGGTCAATAAAGCCCGTGTGGCCGAATTGAAGCAGGCAATTGCCGATGGCAGCTATCAGATCGACAACGACCGTTTAGCCGGCAAAATCATCAAAGCCGAGCGCTAGGCCAAGGCCTGCGCCAGGCTTTTGGACGCTTAAACCCCAAGGCCAGCCATGCACGACGAAAATCTGCTGCAACTGATCAATGAAGACCTGGCTCCGGCGCAACAGTTGCTGGAGCTGCTTCAAGACGAATTCGTGGCCCTGTGCGGCCGCGACATGCGCGTGCTGGAAGACATCCTGGCACGCAAGCAATCGCTGATCATCCTGCTTGAACAACACGGCCAGAAACGCAGCCAGATCCTGCTCAGCCTGGGCCTGCCCGCTGATCACAGCGGCCTGGAACAGCTCGCCAGCCATTCATCGGTCGGTGACCAGTTGCTGGCTCAGAGCGCAGCGCTCAATCAGTTGTTGATCAGTTGCCAGGAGGCCAATGTGCTCAATGGCCAGTCGATCCAACTGCAGCAAGCCACCACCGCCAACCAGTTGCGCATCCTCCACGGTGGCGAACCTCCAGCACTGTATAACGCCCAGGGCTCCACCTCACGGCTGGTCAAGCCCAGCACCCTCAGCCAAGCCTGACGCCGGTTTATCGCGCGGCCTATCAAGGCGCGCCACATACTGGCAAAATGCCGGTTCTTGCGTGTAGTCGTATTTTGTCTGGAGATGGAAGAACCGTGTTCAACACCCTCAACGCGGAAGATGCTCCGCAGCCACCCAAGGTCCTCACCACCCCTCTGGAAATTGCCGGCACCCTGCGGCTGCTGCAAGAGAGCCACGACCCGCTGATCATCACCTTCCACGAACGCAACCAGCGCTTCCAGAGCTACCTGGTGGATGTCGACAAGGACAGCAAGACCCTGAGCCTGGACGAAATGATCCCGCCCGAAGGTGAGCGCTATCTGGAAAATGGCGAAGCATTTCGCATCGAAGGTTTCCACGAAGGCGTGCGCGTGGCCTGGGACAGCAATGGCAGCCTGACCATCGGCACAAAAGACGGCCACCGCATCTACAAGGGCAGCCTGCCTGAAGAAGTGGTCTACCATCAGCGCCGCAATGCCTTTCGTGCGGCATTGAAACTGGCGCAACTGGTGAATATCGAATTGGGCGGCGAGAAACTCAAGGCGCCTCTCAGCGGCAAGTTGCTGGACATCTCCGCCACCGGCTGCAAGCTGCGCTTTGAAGGTGATATCTCCGAGCGCCTGCAATTGGGCCAGGTCTACGACCGCTTTATCGCCGCCCTGCCCTTCGGCAGCATGACCACGGCGGTGGAGTTGCGTTACCTGCACTTTGAAGAAAGGATCAACACCACCTTTGCCGGTGTGCGCTTCCACAACATGAGCGGCCTGGTGCAGCGTCAGGTTGAGCGTTTTGTTTACCAACTGCAGCGCGAGGCGCGCCGGTTCGATAAAGACGACGATATGTAAGCGCCGAACCACAGGCACAAAAAAACGGGCAGCTCCTTGGGGAACTGCCCGTTTTTCGTTTCAGGGACGGGCCCGGCTCAGGTCATGCGGGTGGTCTTCCGGGTCCGGATGCTCCGGCGGCTCGGGCTCAGGTTGTGGCTCCACTTCAGGTTCGGCTTCGGGCGCAGGTTCCGGCGCGGTGGTTTGCATCTGGTCCTGCACCACTTGCTCATCCACACGCGGATCGAGGGCAGCCACCAGGGGCGAGCTGGACATGCTGTCGGGCATCGCCACGTGATGCAGCGGCGCATCGTCCACCTGATGCAGATTGGTCACCGCCTTGGGACGGATGCGCCAGACCAGGATCAAGGCGCACAAGCTGAAGAACGCATACAGCATCTGGTTGCCGAACAGCTTCATGACCACGCCTGCCAGCAACGGCCCGACACTGGCGCCCACCCCGTAGGTCACCAGCAACATCGCCGTGAGCGAGACCCGGCGATCACCTTCGACATGGTCATTGGAAAATGCCACGGCCAGCGGATACAGGCAGAACTGCACCAGCGAGCACAGGAAGCCGGCTATAAACAGCACTTCCAACGGCACCTGAGTCATGATCGCCAGCGGCAATGCCGCCACCGCCAGGCACAGGGCGAAGCAGCGGATCAGCAGCGCACGGTCATAACGATCCGACAGCCAGCCCAACGGCCACTGCACCAGCAGGCCGGCAAAAATGCAGCTACCCATGAACAGACCGACCTGCTCGGTGCTCAACCCCTGCTGGGCCGCATACAGCGGCGCCAGACCGTAGAAGGAGCCGACGATCAGGCCGGCACCCAACACCGTACTCAGGGACTGCGGCACGCGCTTGATAAAGAAGCGTGGCTCCATGGGCGCCGGATGCAAGGGCGCCGGGTGAATACGCCGAGTCATGGCCACCGGCACCAGGCACAGGGCGAAACACAGCGCCACCAACATCAGCAGCTCCAGCCCCAATTGGGGGTGCATGACCAGAATCAGCTGGCCCAGCACCAGGCCCAGGTAGGAGGCGATCATATAACCGCTGAACACCACGCCCCGCTGCTTGGCGTCGGCCTGCTCGTTGAGCCAGCTCTCGATGACCATGTACTGGCACATCATGCCGAGGCCGACGATTATCCGCAGCACGATCCAGGCCGGCAGCCAATCCACCAGGCCATGGCCCAACACCGCCGCACCGACGATCCCGGCACACGTGGCATAGGCCCGGATATGCCCGACCCGGGCGATCAGGCGATGCCCGATCTTGCCCCCCAGCACCAGGCCAAAATAGTTGGCCGCCATCAGCGCACCGACCCACAGGCTGTCGACGTTATCCGCCGCCAGGCGCAAGGCCAGGTAAGTACTGAGCAGGCCGGAGCCGATCAGCATCATCAAGGAGGCGAAATAAAGGGCTCGAAAAGATTTCCAGATTTGGCGCATCGGCGTTCCGAGCGGCTCCTTGCAGTGGGTGTCAGGCTATTTACACGATAGCCTGAAGACGAAGCCTCGTTAAGCCCTGGCACCTAAGGCACCCGGGAATATTTTGATCCGACAAGCGGGACAACTTCGGGTTTATCGAAGCATGAAGCCTTCGATGAACTCGACACCCAACAGTTCCTTCTTCTGTGAGTTACGTGTCAGACGCACTCAGACCGGGGGCAAGGTACAAGGTCTGCACAATATATCGCGCCCGCCAGCCAGACGGCACTGGCCAAACGGCTAACGAGGCCCTGCTCCTGGAAAAAACCCGAGCGTCAGCGGCTGGCTGCGTCAACCCCTTGGCCAGTCTGGAGCCTGCCGTAAAGCGGCAAGGACTGTTTGCTATCAGCCGGATATGTTCGAAGGGTGATCGGTGGCGCTGAGTTCGACGCTATCGCGATACTCCGGCACCGAGACCGACCAGCCCAGCTCCAGGCTGATACGTCGGCGCAGCACATCCGAGGCATTGGGTTCGCCGTGCACCACATAGGTGTGTTTCGGTGGCTGCTTGAACCCGCGAAGCCATTGCATGATTTCATCGGCATCCGCATGTGCCGACAGGGACTGCATCGGCACCACCTCGGCCCTGATGGGCACCTCCTTGCCATGAATACGCACGGAAGGAGCCCCCGCGACAATTTGCGCGCCGCGGGTACCGCCCGCCTGGAAGCCGGGAACCAGCAGCGTATTGATCGGGTTGGGGGCCAACGCCTTGAGGTGGT comes from the Pseudomonas shahriarae genome and includes:
- a CDS encoding flagella synthesis protein FlgN; translated protein: MHDENLLQLINEDLAPAQQLLELLQDEFVALCGRDMRVLEDILARKQSLIILLEQHGQKRSQILLSLGLPADHSGLEQLASHSSVGDQLLAQSAALNQLLISCQEANVLNGQSIQLQQATTANQLRILHGGEPPALYNAQGSTSRLVKPSTLSQA
- the cheR gene encoding protein-glutamate O-methyltransferase CheR; amino-acid sequence: MSTGNLDFEQFRVFLEKACGILLGENKQYLVSSRLNKLMEQQGIKSLGELVQRIQGQPRSGLKEMVVDAMTTNETLWFRDTYPFEVLKNKVLPEAIKASPGQRLRIWSAACSSGQEPYSLSMSIDEFERTNMGQLKAGVQIVATDLSGTMLTNCKTGEYDSLALGRGLSPERLQRYFDPKGAGRWAVKAPIKSRVEFRSFNLLDSYASLGKFDIVFCRNVLIYFSAEVKKDILLRIHGTLKRGGYLFLGASEALNGLPDHYQMVQCSPGIIYQAK
- the flgA gene encoding flagellar basal body P-ring formation chaperone FlgA, which gives rise to MDIKTTVSRRLRSPQYRRLLCAWTALFALGTGLAARADNVTLPDLLIGVTQGFLEFTVEDYLATTQTPGRYEIQVNQLDPRLRMPMCDKELTGSLESPAQPIGRVTVRVRCDGSSPWTVFVPAQVRLYRDVVTVTRPLKRTGIIGFEDVALRERDISQIRQGYLTSVDQAVGQKLTRPMVTDQVITLVHLEQAEVVRKGDHVVISASSGGLNVKMPGEALASGGMSEQIRVKNLNSKRVIKARVTAPGQVEVAL
- a CDS encoding MFS transporter, whose amino-acid sequence is MRQIWKSFRALYFASLMMLIGSGLLSTYLALRLAADNVDSLWVGALMAANYFGLVLGGKIGHRLIARVGHIRAYATCAGIVGAAVLGHGLVDWLPAWIVLRIIVGLGMMCQYMVIESWLNEQADAKQRGVVFSGYMIASYLGLVLGQLILVMHPQLGLELLMLVALCFALCLVPVAMTRRIHPAPLHPAPMEPRFFIKRVPQSLSTVLGAGLIVGSFYGLAPLYAAQQGLSTEQVGLFMGSCIFAGLLVQWPLGWLSDRYDRALLIRCFALCLAVAALPLAIMTQVPLEVLFIAGFLCSLVQFCLYPLAVAFSNDHVEGDRRVSLTAMLLVTYGVGASVGPLLAGVVMKLFGNQMLYAFFSLCALILVWRIRPKAVTNLHQVDDAPLHHVAMPDSMSSSPLVAALDPRVDEQVVQDQMQTTAPEPAPEAEPEVEPQPEPEPPEHPDPEDHPHDLSRARP
- a CDS encoding flagellar brake protein, whose amino-acid sequence is MFNTLNAEDAPQPPKVLTTPLEIAGTLRLLQESHDPLIITFHERNQRFQSYLVDVDKDSKTLSLDEMIPPEGERYLENGEAFRIEGFHEGVRVAWDSNGSLTIGTKDGHRIYKGSLPEEVVYHQRRNAFRAALKLAQLVNIELGGEKLKAPLSGKLLDISATGCKLRFEGDISERLQLGQVYDRFIAALPFGSMTTAVELRYLHFEERINTTFAGVRFHNMSGLVQRQVERFVYQLQREARRFDKDDDM
- a CDS encoding chemotaxis protein CheV gives rise to the protein MAGVMDSVNQRTQLVGQNRLELLLFRLDGKQLYGINVFKVREVLQCPKLTIMPKSNPVVCGVANIRGATIPILDLAMATGSSGLQDRESPFVIITEYNTKTQGFLVRSVERIVNMNWEEIHPPPKGTGRDHYLTAVTRVDNQLVEIIDVEKILAEVAPTSEQISVGVVDEQTQQKAVSLRVLTVDDSSVARKQVSRCLQTVGVEVVALNDGRQALDYLRKLVDEGKKPEEEFLMMISDIEMPEMDGYTLTAEIRNDPRMQKLHIILHTSLSGVFNQAMVKKVGADDFLAKFRPDDLASRVVDRIKSADHG
- the flgM gene encoding flagellar biosynthesis anti-sigma factor FlgM — encoded protein: MVIDFSRLNSAQATPGGTRTNAAKDSVEAKAPALPAKAEQTASTQSGESVHLSNEAQQLQKITDSLRDQPVVNKARVAELKQAIADGSYQIDNDRLAGKIIKAER